The Vibrio tarriae genome includes the window ATCGCCATAAATAAAACCACAACCAAGACTAACCAGAGGACAAATCTCGCGCGCTCAAATCCTTTTTTCATTATCGGCCCTTGAGCGCATCCATCATGCCCCACATAGGTAGGAAGATACCCAGCGCCAACACCAACACCATAGCTGCAACAAACACCAATAAAACAGGTTCAATTCGTGCTGTGAGTGTTTTTAAATCGTAATCGACTTCACGATCATAAAAATCGGACACTTCTAACAGAAGTTCATCTATACGCCCAGTTTCTTCTCCCACCGACATCATCTGAATCACTAAAGGGGTAAAAATGTTGGCATTGATCGCCGTGGCAGAAATCGCAACCCCAGATTCAATCTGGCTTTTCATCTCTAAAATACGTTGCTCTAGAAACTTGTTATCTATCGCTTCTGCCGACAGCGCTAGCGATTGGTTGAGCGGCACACCGGCCGAAAGCATCAAGGAAAAAGTACGCGCAAAACGTGAGAGCTGCGCGCGATTAACAATATCCCCCACAATCGGCATGCGCAGCCGCAAGTGATCCCACTTGATGCGGCCATTCGTGGTATTGACCCAAGCTCGAAATGCAAACAATAACCCGGCTATGATGCCAAGCAGTAAGCCCCAGTAGTTCACAAAAAAATCGGATGTGGTAATCAAAATGCGCGTTGGCAAGGGTAAATCGACCCCAAAGCGGCTAAACATGCTGGTAAATTGTGGGATCACTTTGACGTTCAAAATAAACATCGCCAGCAAAACAAACGTAATCACGAAGGTCGGATAGCGCATCGCCGTTTTGATTCTTTTGCGCGTTTCCACTTCTTGTTCGTAATAGCCAGCCAATTGCAACAAAGCCTGATCTAATCGCCCTGTGTTTTCTCCCACTTGAATCATGGAAACAAACAAAGGGCTAAAAATCGCGGGATGTAACTGCATGGAAGCCGACAAGTTACGACCATTGGTTAACTCATTACAGACCGAATCAAGCGCCGCTTTAAGCTGCTTATTATGGCAATTCTGGGCTAAGCCGCGCATAGAGCGCAGCAAAGGTACCCCTGCTTTGGTTAGGCTATACATTTGCCGACAAAAAATCACCAGCACTTCCAGCGGTACCGAAGGAGTAAGCAACGCTTTCCAGTTAAGATCAAATGCACTTTTTTCCGCAGCACCTTGTGCAATCGATGTGGGCACAATACCTTTGTTGAGCAGCATTTCTGCGGCTAATTCTTCCGAGGCTGCCTCGACTAACCCAGAGGCTTTGCTGCCATCGGCATTACGCCCCTGATAATAAAACGTCGCCATGCCTACTCCTACAGATAAATGGGGTCAGCCAAACCAGAGGAATCACCTTCACCCAGCGACATCACTTCATCAAGACTGACGATACCTTGCAGCGCCAACTCCATCGCCGAAGCCAGTAGCGGTTTGTACTCTGCATTACTGCGTGCGGCTTTAGAGAAGGCCACGGCATCATTGGCCCGCAAGCAGTCCATCATCGGCTGATCCAGTTCAAGCATTTCAAACACACCAATCCGGCCGCGATAACCGGTTAAGTTACAGTTTTGGCAACCGCGTCCGCGGGAGAATTTGGCGGCAATTTGATTAGGAAAACGAGTTGCAAGCCATTGGCGACGTGCCTCATCCACCTCATCATGCCCACTACAATCCGGACAGACTTTGCGTACCAGACGCTGCGCAACCACCGCTCGTACCGCACTTGCGACCAGATAACCGGGCGCGCC containing:
- a CDS encoding type II secretion system F family protein produces the protein MATFYYQGRNADGSKASGLVEAASEELAAEMLLNKGIVPTSIAQGAAEKSAFDLNWKALLTPSVPLEVLVIFCRQMYSLTKAGVPLLRSMRGLAQNCHNKQLKAALDSVCNELTNGRNLSASMQLHPAIFSPLFVSMIQVGENTGRLDQALLQLAGYYEQEVETRKRIKTAMRYPTFVITFVLLAMFILNVKVIPQFTSMFSRFGVDLPLPTRILITTSDFFVNYWGLLLGIIAGLLFAFRAWVNTTNGRIKWDHLRLRMPIVGDIVNRAQLSRFARTFSLMLSAGVPLNQSLALSAEAIDNKFLEQRILEMKSQIESGVAISATAINANIFTPLVIQMMSVGEETGRIDELLLEVSDFYDREVDYDLKTLTARIEPVLLVFVAAMVLVLALGIFLPMWGMMDALKGR